The proteins below come from a single Oxyura jamaicensis isolate SHBP4307 breed ruddy duck chromosome 1, BPBGC_Ojam_1.0, whole genome shotgun sequence genomic window:
- the AAMDC gene encoding mth938 domain-containing protein — MSSPEIASLSWGQMKVKGCSTTYKDCKVWPGGSRTWDWRETGTNHSPGVQPADLEEVVKKGVQTVVIGRGMSEALQVPLSTVDYLKKNGIEVVVLQTEKAVEEYNALAARGVKVGGVFHSTC, encoded by the exons ATGTCTTCCCCTGAAATCGCTTCCCTTTCTTGGGGTCAGATGAAGGTGAAGGGCTGCTCCACCACCTACAAGGACTGCAAAGTATGGCCGGGAGGAAGTCGGACCTGGGACTGGCGAGAAACGGGGACGAAC CATTCTCCAGGAGTGCAGCCGGCTGACCTTGAAGAAGTTGTCAAGAAGGGTGTGCAAACCGTCGTGATCGGTCGTGGCATGAGCGAGGCTCTGCAG GTTCCGTTGTCTACCGTGGACTATCTTAAGAAAAACGGGATTGAGGTGGTGGTCCTGCAAACAGAGAAGGCTGTGGAAGAATACAACGCCCTGGCTGCTCGGGGCGTCAAGGTGGGGGGCGTCTTCCATTCGACGTGCTGA